A part of Capsicum annuum cultivar UCD-10X-F1 chromosome 6, UCD10Xv1.1, whole genome shotgun sequence genomic DNA contains:
- the LOC107872781 gene encoding uncharacterized protein LOC107872781: MAEDCPVKSDEPTDDEIKAYDEWVKADEMARCYILASMANVLQHQHQSMSTAYDMLESLKEMFGEQNRATNQTAMKALLTTKMVEGTSVREYVLKMMSLLNELEILGVVIDKESQVEMVLQTLPDSFQQFCLNYNMNKMDSSLAKLLNELQAAKSIIKQQAPPAALMVDKLSSSTSKPEGEKKKKKKPCKVSGANGGVAKPKEKCYHSSNLVIIRNSVPAT; encoded by the coding sequence ATGGCTGAGGATTGTCCTGTTAAGTCGGATGAACCCACTGATGATGAGATTAAAGCCTACGATGAGTGGGTCAAGGCTGACGAGATGGCAAGATGCTACATTCTTGCCTCTATGGCAAATGTGTTGCAGCATCAACATCAGTCCATGAGTACTGCTTATGATATGCTTGAATCTCTCAAAGAGATGTTTGGTGAGCAAAATCGTGCTACAAATCAGACGGCCATGAAAGCTCTTTTGACCACGAAAATGGTTGAAGGAACTTCAGTAAGGGAATATGTTCTCAAAATGATGAGTCTATTGAACGAGTTGGAAATTCTTGGTGTGGTTATTGATAAGGAATCTCAGGTTGAGATGGTCCTACAGACTCTGCCAGACAGTTTTCAGCAGTTTTGCTTGAattataacatgaataagatgGACTCATCTCTTGCGAAACTGTTGAATGAGCTGCAAGCGGCAAAATCTATCATTAAGCAACAAGCTCCTCCTGCGGCGTTGATGGTTGACAAACTTTCGTCTTCGACTTCTAAGCCGGAAGgcgaaaagaaaaagaagaaaaagcctTGTAAGGTTTCAGGTGCTAATGGTGGTGTGGCTAAGCCTAAGGAAAAATGCTATCATTCAAGCAACCTGGTCATTATAAGAAACAGTGTCCCGGCTACATAG
- the LOC107872782 gene encoding cytochrome c oxidase copper chaperone 1: protein MGGLPIENTSTTISLSKLPKDQKSAASTKSDSKPMKKICCACPETRQLRDECIVEHGESACEKWIEAHRKCLQAEGFKV, encoded by the coding sequence ATGGGTGGACTGCCGATAGAGAATACATCCACAACCATATCCTTGTCGAAACTACCAAAAGATCAGAAGTCAGCTGCATCTACAAAGTCCGATTCAAAGCCAATGAAGAAGATTTGCTGCGCTTGCCCTGAAACTAGGCAGCTGAGGGATGAATGCATTGTAGAGCACGGTGAATCCGCATGTGAAAAATGGATTGAAGCTCATCGTAAATGCCTTCAAGCTGAAGGCTTCAAGGTCTGA